The Flammeovirga kamogawensis genome includes a region encoding these proteins:
- a CDS encoding GLPGLI family protein — translation MRAFVIISLFLLQTQLLFSQQRKIVLDSAEIECYYDLNFKESTLDSNYKESVFVLLIGKNQISKFTEHANEIRDSALDTFGIITKEQGMQGALNFLASLPRSKFKYSIFKSNGDLEFNDRLFGVNYIYHEKVENAMQWELHSDKKIIANYRCQKATVNYAGRDYEAWFTMDVPISEGPYKFTGLPGLVIEVYDTNRDYHFMLTYLQKYEHYKPITKPRISASEVTHQKFLKIRDKAFKNIRISIQNSPVGASITEDVLMRYEKKMARKDNPMEIYNEKAN, via the coding sequence ATGAGAGCATTTGTAATAATCAGTTTGTTTCTTTTGCAGACACAATTACTGTTTTCTCAACAAAGAAAAATAGTTTTAGATAGTGCTGAAATTGAGTGCTATTACGACCTTAATTTTAAAGAAAGTACTTTAGACTCAAACTACAAAGAGTCGGTTTTTGTATTATTAATTGGTAAAAATCAGATATCTAAGTTTACAGAACATGCTAATGAAATCAGAGATTCGGCATTAGATACTTTTGGAATAATTACGAAGGAACAAGGAATGCAAGGAGCTCTGAATTTTCTTGCTTCTTTACCGCGATCAAAGTTTAAATACTCCATTTTTAAAAGTAATGGCGATTTAGAATTTAATGACCGCCTTTTTGGAGTAAACTATATTTACCATGAAAAAGTAGAGAATGCAATGCAATGGGAGTTACATTCTGATAAAAAAATAATAGCCAATTATAGATGTCAAAAAGCAACAGTAAACTATGCAGGTAGAGACTACGAAGCGTGGTTTACAATGGATGTTCCTATTTCTGAAGGTCCCTATAAATTTACTGGTTTACCAGGTTTAGTTATTGAAGTTTATGACACCAATAGGGATTACCATTTTATGCTTACTTATCTACAAAAATATGAACATTATAAACCCATTACAAAGCCTAGAATTTCTGCTTCAGAAGTAACACATCAGAAGTTTTTAAAAATAAGAGATAAAGCATTTAAAAATATCCGAATAAGTATTCAAAATTCACCTGTGGGAGCTTCAATTACAGAAGATGTGCTAATGCGCTATGAAAAGAAAATGGCAAGAAAGGATAATCCAATGGAAATCTATAATGAGAAAGCAAATTAA
- a CDS encoding DUF4262 domain-containing protein — translation MEIDKFIDIETEQLITKNIKEHGYHLGVIDGDDYLPSFAFTIGLFKTYNHPEVIIFGLPKEVMQVALNTICQNIQKKTTYTTATDYSDILNKYPVQFVEVAKDNYFNCLDYCSYFYDNSPNFPALQLVWTDKQGHFPWDKQFDEEWKFNQPLLDRNADFKFYEEKKLEVYTTKNTLKGNPILWVYHTHDGDWEFHSEEHPDIENVQTITLGDLVQKDKSLNDVHILSYGQSAIRKDVHAPWEFADYEEED, via the coding sequence ATGGAAATCGACAAGTTTATAGATATAGAAACAGAACAATTAATTACTAAAAATATAAAGGAGCACGGGTATCATCTTGGTGTAATTGATGGAGATGACTACCTACCTTCGTTTGCTTTTACTATTGGATTATTTAAAACTTATAATCATCCTGAAGTAATCATTTTCGGGTTACCAAAAGAGGTAATGCAAGTAGCTTTAAACACTATTTGTCAGAATATCCAGAAGAAGACAACGTATACCACTGCTACAGATTATAGCGATATTCTTAATAAATACCCTGTACAATTTGTAGAGGTCGCAAAAGACAATTACTTCAATTGCCTTGATTATTGTAGCTATTTCTATGATAATTCACCCAATTTCCCTGCTCTTCAATTAGTATGGACAGATAAGCAAGGGCATTTCCCATGGGACAAACAATTTGATGAAGAGTGGAAATTTAACCAACCTTTGTTAGATAGAAATGCTGATTTTAAATTCTATGAAGAAAAGAAATTAGAAGTTTATACAACAAAAAACACTTTAAAAGGCAATCCTATTTTATGGGTTTACCATACGCATGATGGAGATTGGGAATTCCATAGCGAAGAACACCCTGATATTGAAAATGTACAAACAATCACTCTCGGAGATTTAGTACAAAAAGATAAAAGTTTAAATGATGTACATATACTAAGTTATGGTCAGAGTGCTATCAGAAAAGACGTTCACGCTCCTTGGGAATTTGCTGATTATGAAGAGGAAGATTAA
- a CDS encoding vWA domain-containing protein: MQKVKETITKTCISTDYLLILDRSGSMDSCWKATIDGLNEQVSTIKRLNRDNKEQQYTISLLVFDDEIEWVVFRKKPSKVQKFTGNEFPPRGLTALHDAIGFGIKKLKKSLKITTTNTLQFPVVVIMTDGGENASKEYTITQINKKINALKEKKWSITFIGANQDVLETAQKLGVSKEMAHSFTSDSDGVHVINESLSKSMCKRAAHIRTASENEAIIEMDFKLEIEG, from the coding sequence ATGCAAAAAGTAAAAGAAACAATCACAAAAACATGTATTTCAACAGACTACCTTTTAATCCTTGACAGGTCTGGCTCTATGGATAGTTGTTGGAAAGCAACCATCGATGGTCTAAATGAACAGGTTTCTACCATTAAAAGATTGAACCGAGACAATAAAGAACAACAATATACAATTTCTCTATTGGTATTTGATGACGAAATTGAATGGGTAGTTTTTAGGAAGAAACCAAGTAAAGTTCAAAAGTTTACAGGCAATGAGTTTCCTCCAAGAGGATTAACTGCTTTACACGATGCTATTGGTTTTGGAATTAAAAAGTTGAAGAAAAGTCTAAAAATTACTACAACTAATACTCTTCAATTTCCGGTTGTAGTAATCATGACAGATGGTGGAGAAAATGCATCTAAAGAGTATACCATCACTCAGATTAATAAAAAAATAAATGCACTTAAAGAGAAAAAATGGAGTATTACTTTTATAGGTGCAAATCAAGATGTACTAGAAACAGCCCAAAAATTAGGTGTCAGTAAAGAAATGGCACATAGTTTTACATCTGATAGTGATGGTGTTCATGTAATAAACGAAAGTCTTTCTAAAAGTATGTGCAAAAGAGCAGCACACATTCGTACTGCATCTGAAAATGAAGCAATAATTGAAATGGATTTTAAACTAGAAATAGAAGGTTGA
- a CDS encoding HdeD family acid-resistance protein, producing MNNLFSEIKFDIKHWYLPLISGLLFVALGIWSAMHPLVTLVSLSYIFSFTFLIVGTLQVIMAIINRKNMIGWGWSLVGGIFTAILGAILVANPALSVTTLPLYLGFYVMLQGFNSIGKSIEYKDHSSNWGWILFSGIVGVLLGFCLLSNIALAGMTAAFIASFALINTGISEFFVSAKLKKLKNEFGSKN from the coding sequence ATGAACAATTTATTCAGCGAAATCAAATTTGATATTAAACATTGGTACCTTCCATTAATCTCAGGGTTATTATTTGTAGCTTTAGGTATTTGGTCAGCAATGCACCCATTAGTTACTTTGGTATCATTATCTTATATATTTAGTTTTACCTTCCTTATAGTGGGAACACTACAAGTTATTATGGCTATCATAAATAGAAAAAATATGATTGGTTGGGGTTGGTCTTTAGTAGGTGGTATTTTCACTGCTATCTTAGGGGCAATTCTAGTTGCAAACCCTGCACTTTCTGTTACAACTTTACCTCTTTATTTAGGTTTTTATGTAATGCTACAAGGCTTTAACTCTATCGGTAAATCAATTGAATACAAAGATCATTCAAGCAACTGGGGATGGATTTTATTCTCTGGTATTGTAGGTGTCCTTTTAGGTTTCTGCTTACTTTCTAACATTGCTTTAGCAGGAATGACTGCTGCATTTATTGCTAGTTTTGCTTTAATCAACACAGGTATCTCTGAGTTCTTTGTTTCTGCAAAATTGAAAAAATTAAAAAACGAGTTTGGTTCAAAAAACTAA
- a CDS encoding HdeD family acid-resistance protein, whose protein sequence is MNNLFSEIKFDIKHWYLPLISGLLFVALGIWSAMHPLVTLVSLSYIFSITFLMVGTLQVIMAIVNRKNMLGWGWSLVGGIFTAALGALLIANPALSVTTLPLYLGFYVMFQGFDSIGKAIEYKDHSSNWGWILFSGIVGILLGFCLLSNIALAGMTTAFIASFALINTGISEFFVSAKLKKLKNEFYSKN, encoded by the coding sequence ATGAACAATTTATTCAGCGAAATCAAATTTGATATTAAGCATTGGTACCTTCCATTAATCTCAGGATTATTATTTGTAGCTTTAGGTATTTGGTCGGCAATGCACCCACTAGTAACACTAGTATCATTATCTTATATATTTAGTATTACATTTTTAATGGTTGGTACGCTACAAGTTATTATGGCTATTGTAAACAGAAAAAATATGCTTGGTTGGGGCTGGTCTTTAGTTGGAGGAATTTTTACTGCTGCTCTAGGTGCATTATTAATAGCAAACCCTGCACTTTCTGTTACAACTTTACCGCTTTATTTAGGTTTTTATGTAATGTTTCAAGGTTTTGATTCTATTGGTAAAGCAATTGAATACAAAGATCATTCAAGCAACTGGGGTTGGATTTTATTCTCTGGTATTGTAGGTATACTTTTAGGTTTCTGCTTACTTTCTAACATTGCTTTAGCAGGTATGACTACTGCATTTATTGCTAGTTTTGCTTTAATTAATACAGGTATCTCTGAATTCTTTGTTTCTGCAAAATTGAAAAAATTAAAAAACGAGTTTTACTCAAAAAACTAA
- a CDS encoding HdeD family acid-resistance protein: MNNLFSEIKFDIKHWYLPLISGLLFVALGIWSAMHPLVTLVSLSYIFSFTFLIVGTLQVIMAIVNRKSTIGWGWALVGGIFTAALGAILVANPVLSVTTLPLYLGFYVMFQGFSAIGKAIDYKDISSNWGWILFSGIVGILLGFCLLSNIALAGMTTAFIASFALINTGISEFFISAKLKKLKNEFTSKN; encoded by the coding sequence ATGAACAATTTATTCAGCGAAATCAAATTTGATATTAAGCATTGGTACCTTCCATTAATCTCAGGATTATTATTTGTCGCTTTAGGTATCTGGTCGGCTATGCATCCATTGGTAACATTAGTATCATTATCTTATATATTTAGTTTTACTTTCCTTATTGTAGGAACACTACAAGTTATTATGGCAATTGTAAATAGAAAAAGTACAATTGGTTGGGGTTGGGCATTAGTTGGTGGTATTTTTACTGCTGCTCTAGGTGCAATATTAGTTGCAAATCCGGTGCTTTCTGTTACAACTTTACCTCTTTACTTAGGTTTCTATGTAATGTTTCAAGGTTTTAGTGCTATCGGTAAAGCAATTGACTACAAAGACATATCTAGCAACTGGGGTTGGATTTTATTCTCTGGTATTGTCGGTATACTTTTAGGTTTCTGCTTACTTTCTAACATTGCTTTAGCAGGTATGACTACTGCATTTATTGCTAGTTTTGCTTTAATTAATACAGGTATCTCTGAATTCTTTATTTCTGCAAAATTGAAAAAATTAAAAAACGAGTTTACTTCAAAAAACTAA
- a CDS encoding TolC family protein yields MKKNSILTVLTLLLALHSFAQEKLLSMDEALQLAISQNRDIELKEVEVKSALMDYKKTNKVFLPKITLSETGVSTNNPLNSFGILLQQERVTAADFNPDKLNNPEDISNWNTRGAIEMPLFNLDGIYGRKASKEVYNAKIQEAKRLQEFILFEVKQHYYMLSLAKDQQIVLEEAIATVEEAMKVVENNKANGYAKQSDVLQVKVRKLDLQSKLEEAKDGVASVNDYLVYLLRLPENTTIEIEDKLTALTTNVAKIEQEHVSLVRSDLMAMNFAVEAQKNMWKMNKSKFAPRINAFGQYDFNDQYIFGTTAQSYLVGVSLSWTIYDGGNQIATSQQAKLNWEKATLNLEKEKSKADIELKKSQRKVVTAKTRIEMAEMAKEEAQESYRILSDRYSVGLEKTLDLLAAETVKSEKELAYLNAVFTYNMAVFHLDLLVQE; encoded by the coding sequence ATGAAAAAGAATAGTATTCTAACAGTTCTTACGCTACTGTTAGCCTTACATAGTTTTGCCCAAGAGAAACTGCTCTCTATGGATGAAGCACTACAATTAGCTATATCTCAGAATAGAGACATAGAGCTTAAAGAAGTAGAAGTTAAATCGGCTTTAATGGATTATAAAAAGACAAACAAAGTCTTTTTGCCTAAAATAACTCTTTCAGAAACGGGAGTTAGTACTAACAATCCACTGAATAGTTTTGGTATTTTATTACAACAAGAGAGAGTTACTGCTGCAGATTTTAATCCAGATAAATTAAACAATCCAGAGGATATTTCTAATTGGAATACAAGAGGAGCTATAGAAATGCCTTTATTCAATTTAGATGGTATTTATGGCAGAAAAGCTTCTAAGGAGGTGTATAATGCCAAAATTCAAGAAGCAAAAAGATTGCAAGAGTTTATTCTTTTTGAAGTGAAGCAGCATTATTATATGTTGTCGCTAGCAAAAGACCAACAAATTGTTTTAGAAGAAGCTATTGCTACTGTAGAAGAAGCCATGAAAGTGGTAGAGAATAACAAAGCAAATGGCTATGCAAAGCAGTCTGATGTATTACAAGTAAAAGTGAGAAAGTTAGACCTACAGTCAAAGTTAGAAGAAGCCAAAGATGGTGTAGCTAGTGTGAACGATTATCTTGTTTATTTACTTCGTTTACCTGAAAATACAACCATAGAAATTGAAGATAAGCTAACGGCTTTAACTACCAATGTTGCCAAAATAGAACAAGAACATGTATCGCTTGTACGTTCGGATTTAATGGCAATGAATTTTGCTGTTGAAGCTCAAAAAAACATGTGGAAAATGAACAAATCAAAGTTTGCTCCACGTATTAATGCTTTTGGTCAGTACGATTTTAACGATCAATACATTTTTGGTACAACAGCACAAAGTTACCTTGTTGGGGTTTCTTTAAGTTGGACAATTTATGATGGTGGTAATCAGATAGCAACATCTCAACAAGCAAAATTAAATTGGGAGAAAGCGACCTTAAACTTAGAAAAGGAAAAGTCTAAAGCTGACATAGAGCTAAAAAAATCGCAACGTAAAGTTGTCACTGCTAAAACGAGAATAGAGATGGCAGAGATGGCGAAAGAAGAAGCACAAGAAAGCTATAGGATTCTGTCGGATCGTTACAGTGTTGGTTTAGAAAAAACACTGGATTTATTAGCTGCCGAGACAGTGAAATCAGAAAAGGAATTGGCTTATTTAAATGCTGTATTTACGTACAACATGGCTGTTTTCCACTTAGACTTACTTGTACAAGAATAA
- a CDS encoding efflux RND transporter periplasmic adaptor subunit, with translation MKNQKYIIAAFVFFLSLGIFTGCGNSTEEKVATAVQPIAVSTYTITNEAIATENSYAAEIKSEQITQLSTKLMGRIYSFNFEAGDLVPKGKVIARIESAGIQSSKARIHAQVEMAEVGLKNAEKDFERITKLHQLGSATDKELDDITTHFLSAKAQLISAKKAEDEVNANLSYTLIKAPYNGVITKKYMTGGDMATPGMPIVEFASSASFKAMATIPSAKINQFKKGETAHFIVDANGKTYTGKVKRIVPSGGYNGGQFKVEFTLDSQKGLTNGLYAKVTTAQEVTEKILVPTESLYVKGQLTGLFLVNMQKEASLTWVRLGKKYGDKIEVLSGVQSGDIVITPLPTTIYDGQPVKYSSQK, from the coding sequence ATGAAAAATCAAAAATATATTATAGCTGCATTTGTATTCTTTTTATCCCTTGGGATATTTACAGGATGTGGGAATTCAACGGAAGAAAAAGTAGCTACAGCTGTTCAACCTATAGCGGTAAGTACTTATACTATAACAAATGAGGCAATTGCCACAGAAAATTCTTATGCCGCAGAAATTAAAAGTGAGCAAATAACACAGCTTAGTACAAAATTGATGGGCAGAATTTACAGTTTCAACTTTGAAGCAGGAGATTTAGTACCTAAAGGAAAAGTAATTGCTAGAATTGAAAGTGCAGGTATTCAGTCATCAAAAGCAAGAATACATGCACAGGTAGAAATGGCAGAAGTGGGCTTGAAGAATGCAGAAAAAGACTTTGAAAGAATTACCAAGTTACATCAATTAGGAAGTGCTACTGATAAAGAATTAGATGATATCACTACTCATTTCTTATCAGCAAAAGCACAATTAATCTCTGCAAAAAAAGCAGAAGATGAGGTAAACGCCAACTTATCATATACTTTAATAAAGGCTCCTTATAATGGAGTTATTACTAAAAAATACATGACGGGTGGTGATATGGCAACACCAGGAATGCCTATTGTTGAGTTTGCTTCAAGTGCATCTTTTAAAGCAATGGCAACAATTCCATCGGCCAAAATAAATCAATTTAAAAAAGGAGAAACAGCCCATTTTATTGTAGATGCAAATGGTAAAACATATACAGGTAAAGTGAAAAGAATTGTGCCGTCTGGAGGTTATAATGGAGGGCAATTTAAAGTAGAATTCACATTAGATTCTCAGAAGGGGTTAACTAATGGTTTGTACGCAAAGGTAACTACTGCCCAAGAGGTGACGGAGAAAATACTAGTGCCAACAGAAAGTCTTTATGTAAAAGGACAACTTACGGGTTTATTTTTAGTGAACATGCAAAAAGAAGCCTCTCTAACTTGGGTAAGATTAGGTAAAAAATATGGTGATAAAATTGAGGTTTTATCGGGAGTTCAGTCAGGTGATATTGTAATTACTCCATTACCTACAACTATCTACGATGGCCAACCTGTAAAGTATTCATCTCAAAAATAA
- a CDS encoding efflux RND transporter permease subunit yields the protein MQKGIAGKIAEVFINSKLTPLLMFVFIGLGIYGSALTPREEEPQIDVPIADLFIGYPGATPEEVEARIAKPIEKMAANIKGVEYVYSTSMNEQAMVIVQFLVGQDIERSIVKLYAELDKHKAAMPKGVTQPIIKVRAIDDVPALSLTFHSNKYDDFMLRRIGEEAGTEIAKINDIAQVKVIGGRSREMRVELDREKMKSFKVDPLLISQQIQAANQQMSSGTFNLGNTNFSVKSGAFFKNVDELKHLVIGVNNGNLIYLDQVANIIDGPAEPIQYVRYGNGVSSPKKSSGDESAITLSIAKRKGADAMKLADLVLSKTEHLKETLIPKEVEVAVTRNYGESASHKVNELLMHLIGSIIAVTIVVALSMGWRGGLVVFLSVPVTFALTLFSYYLLGYTLNRITLFALVFVTGIVVDDSIIIAENMHRHFKMRKLPFMQAALASINEVGNPTILATFTVIASVLPMIAVSGMMGPYMSPMPIGAAFAMFFSLIVALVITPFIAYRLLKGDAHNEEEVFRVENTVIYKVYNKTMRPLIERPVLRWTFIVSITTMLLGSLSMFYFDMVVVKMLPFDNKNEFQVVIDMPEGTPLEETYQVTKELAAYIRKQQEVVAYQMYVGTSSPNTFNGLVRHYDLRRGPNVADIQVNLTDKSTRSLQSHDLAKAMRPGIQKLATQLGANIKVVEVPPGPPVLSTLVAEIYGPDLKGQEKVAEQVYTVFENSKDIVDVDAYTEADQIEYTFDVDKEKAALAGISTQQIVHIMNVALRGFNVSKIEAPNEYGEVAIKLVLKETNRTSIEDLKSISVKSMQGKMVAIGDLVKVHQSIRPKSIYRKNQKRVTYVVADVAGKMESPIYAMLGIDSDLSSIITPNGKALTQNFTAVPFFEDDYVLKWDGEWQITFEVFRDLGAAFAVVLVIIYMLIVGWFQDFKTPIVMMVAIPLAMVGILVGHWMLGAFFTATSMIGAIALAGIMVRNSVLLIDFINIKLEEGAPLKEAVIEAGAVRTMPILLTAGTVVIGAFVILFDPIFQGLAISLMGGTIASTALTLLIVPLVFFMTEKKKYQE from the coding sequence ATGCAAAAAGGAATAGCAGGTAAAATTGCAGAGGTGTTTATCAACTCTAAGTTGACCCCTCTTTTAATGTTCGTTTTTATTGGGTTGGGTATCTACGGAAGTGCTTTAACGCCAAGAGAAGAAGAACCACAAATTGATGTGCCGATTGCCGATTTATTTATCGGTTATCCTGGAGCAACGCCAGAAGAAGTAGAGGCAAGAATAGCCAAGCCAATAGAAAAAATGGCGGCAAATATTAAAGGGGTGGAGTATGTGTATTCTACTTCTATGAATGAACAAGCAATGGTAATTGTTCAGTTTTTGGTGGGGCAAGATATTGAGAGAAGTATAGTAAAACTCTATGCAGAACTTGACAAGCACAAAGCAGCAATGCCCAAGGGCGTAACACAGCCTATTATTAAAGTAAGAGCAATTGACGATGTTCCAGCACTGTCTTTAACTTTCCATAGTAATAAATACGACGATTTTATGCTTAGACGTATCGGTGAAGAAGCAGGAACAGAAATAGCAAAAATTAATGATATAGCACAGGTAAAGGTAATTGGAGGAAGAAGCAGAGAAATGCGTGTGGAATTGGACAGAGAGAAAATGAAATCTTTTAAAGTAGACCCTTTATTAATCTCTCAGCAAATCCAAGCGGCTAACCAACAAATGTCTTCTGGTACTTTTAACCTTGGAAATACTAATTTTTCTGTAAAATCGGGTGCATTTTTTAAGAATGTTGATGAGTTAAAACACCTTGTAATTGGAGTAAATAATGGTAATCTTATCTATCTAGATCAAGTAGCCAATATAATTGATGGACCTGCTGAACCAATTCAGTATGTGCGTTATGGTAACGGAGTTTCTAGTCCTAAAAAAAGCAGTGGTGATGAGTCTGCAATCACATTATCAATTGCAAAAAGAAAGGGTGCTGACGCTATGAAATTAGCAGATTTGGTGCTTTCTAAAACAGAACATTTAAAAGAAACTTTAATCCCGAAAGAGGTAGAGGTAGCTGTAACTAGAAATTACGGCGAAAGTGCTTCGCATAAAGTAAACGAACTTTTAATGCACTTAATTGGGTCGATTATAGCGGTAACAATTGTCGTCGCACTCTCTATGGGTTGGAGAGGTGGTTTAGTTGTGTTTTTGTCAGTTCCAGTGACATTTGCACTTACGCTTTTCTCTTATTACTTATTGGGTTATACGTTAAATAGAATTACACTTTTTGCATTGGTTTTTGTAACGGGAATAGTGGTAGATGATAGTATAATTATTGCAGAAAATATGCACCGTCATTTTAAAATGAGGAAGCTTCCTTTCATGCAAGCTGCATTAGCATCTATCAATGAAGTAGGGAACCCAACAATATTGGCAACATTTACAGTTATCGCCTCAGTGTTACCAATGATTGCCGTATCTGGAATGATGGGCCCTTACATGAGTCCTATGCCTATTGGTGCTGCATTTGCCATGTTTTTCTCTTTAATTGTAGCATTAGTAATAACACCATTTATTGCCTACAGATTATTAAAAGGAGACGCACATAACGAAGAGGAAGTATTTAGAGTGGAGAATACAGTAATCTATAAAGTATATAACAAAACGATGCGTCCGTTAATTGAGCGTCCTGTATTAAGATGGACGTTTATTGTGAGTATTACCACCATGTTATTAGGATCGCTCTCTATGTTTTATTTTGATATGGTAGTAGTTAAAATGTTGCCATTTGATAATAAAAATGAGTTTCAAGTTGTTATTGATATGCCTGAAGGAACTCCACTAGAAGAAACCTATCAGGTAACCAAAGAATTGGCAGCTTATATAAGAAAGCAGCAAGAAGTAGTTGCATATCAAATGTATGTAGGTACATCATCACCAAATACATTTAATGGTTTGGTTAGGCATTATGACTTACGTAGAGGACCAAACGTAGCAGATATTCAGGTTAACCTTACAGATAAAAGTACACGTAGTTTGCAAAGCCATGATTTGGCAAAAGCTATGCGACCGGGTATTCAAAAATTAGCCACTCAGTTAGGTGCAAATATCAAAGTAGTAGAAGTACCTCCAGGACCTCCGGTTTTGTCTACTTTAGTGGCAGAAATATACGGTCCAGATTTAAAAGGTCAGGAAAAAGTAGCAGAGCAGGTGTACACTGTTTTTGAAAACTCAAAAGATATTGTAGATGTGGATGCCTACACGGAAGCAGACCAAATTGAATACACTTTTGATGTAGACAAAGAAAAAGCAGCTTTGGCAGGTATATCTACTCAGCAGATAGTACATATTATGAATGTGGCTTTACGTGGGTTCAACGTTTCAAAAATTGAGGCTCCTAATGAGTATGGAGAAGTAGCCATAAAGTTGGTGTTAAAAGAGACGAATAGAACATCTATAGAAGACCTAAAAAGTATCTCTGTAAAATCTATGCAAGGAAAAATGGTAGCTATCGGAGATCTTGTAAAAGTACATCAATCAATTCGTCCGAAAAGTATCTATAGAAAGAACCAAAAGCGAGTGACGTATGTTGTAGCAGACGTTGCCGGTAAAATGGAGTCGCCTATTTATGCAATGTTAGGTATAGACAGTGATTTGTCTTCTATAATTACACCGAATGGAAAAGCTTTAACACAAAATTTTACAGCAGTACCATTTTTTGAAGACGATTATGTATTGAAATGGGATGGTGAATGGCAAATTACCTTTGAGGTATTTAGAGATTTAGGAGCTGCATTTGCGGTGGTTTTAGTAATTATCTACATGTTAATTGTTGGGTGGTTTCAAGATTTTAAAACTCCAATAGTAATGATGGTAGCCATACCTCTTGCCATGGTAGGTATTTTAGTAGGCCACTGGATGTTAGGTGCTTTCTTTACGGCTACATCTATGATAGGTGCAATTGCACTGGCAGGGATTATGGTTAGAAATTCGGTATTATTAATTGATTTTATCAATATAAAATTAGAAGAAGGAGCACCATTAAAAGAAGCAGTGATAGAAGCAGGAGCTGTTAGAACAATGCCAATTTTGTTGACTGCAGGTACAGTAGTAATTGGTGCATTTGTGATCTTATTCGATCCTATTTTTCAAGGACTAGCTATTTCTTTAATGGGAGGGACAATCGCCTCTACAGCATTAACTTTATTGATAGTACCTTTAGTGTTTTTTATGACTGAAAAGAAGAAGTATCAGGAGTAG